The region AGAAGGTATTTAGTCATGGAAGAAAGTGCTGCACCACAAGAATTAAATATGATGATGAACAATATAGAGAACAATGGTGCACCTTGGCCTTATAACCAACAAGATAGATTAAATTGGGCTCAAGAGGAATAATTATTTGAATACGTATATGATTAGGAATAAAGATTTTAAAAAATTTTAGATTTCAATATTTAAATAAAACTGAATTATTTACGTATTTAATTTACGCTTTTGAAGAAATTATTTTAGTTGTAATCAGAATTCTAGTAGCTGTTTATATGAAGAATGAAAATGAAGCATGAAAACAGTAAAATGAATTAAAAAACGTTTTTAAAATCATTAAAAGTGATTTAAAAAACGAAATAACAGAAGCCAATTTTCTTTTATCAACAGAAAGAAAAAAGAAAAAATTTTATAATCGTTTTTGATATAAATTTATCTGTAAATGATTAGAAAGAAAAATAGAAGTTAAGGAAATTAATATTTGGTTATGATGAAATATCTTTTAATAAGAGAGGTTTTAAATTATTAAATGAATTTAAAGATATTGATAACTCGAATGATAGCTTGTTTATAAAAATCATCGAAATTTATACACACAGAATTGAAGAAGTTCTTGCAGATGATGAATTAAGAGATTTAGAATGTAAACAAAACTATAATTTTTGGAAAAAGTAAGATTGATGGCTGGCATTTGATTCAGACTCAAAAGATAACAAGGATTTTAGCTCTGATAAATTTATTGATTACGCTTTAAACAGTTAAAATTATAGAAATAGAGTAAGGTCTTGGCATTTTATAAATACAAAAGTATTTATACCTGAAATAACCAGGTTTATAAAAGAAGCAGAAGAAGTAGTTTTCTCAATAGGGCACAAACAATTAAACGAATAAACGTTTCAACACTAAAATAATACCACATGAACGTACCAACAATGGCAGATATGATGGCTCAAGGTAAGCAACCAGAAGTGTTGTTTTGGGTAGGCGCAGCCGGAAGTTATGATGATAGAGCAAAAAAAATATCAAGAGCATTTGTAAAAATTTTACAGCAAGCGAATGTAGATTTTGCAGTTTTAGGTGTAGAAGAGTCCTCTACAGGTGATGCAGCAAAAAGAGCGGGAAATGAATTTTTGTTTCAAATGCAGGCCATGATGAATATTGAGGTTTTAAACGGATATGAAGTAAAAAAAATTGTTACTTGTGATCCTCATTCGTTTAATACCCTCAAAAATGAATATCCTTCTTTAGGCGGAAAATACGAGGTGTATCATCACACTCAATTTATACAAAATTTAATTAAAGAAGGACGTTTACAAATAGATAATACTGTTTTAAAAGGAAAAAGAGTTACCTTTCATGATCCTTGTTACTTGGGTAGAGCCAATGAAGTATATGAATCTCCAAGAGATTTAATTAAAAGGATGGGCGTTAATTTAACAGAAATGAAACGACATAAATCAACAGCTTTGTGCTGTGGAGCAGGTGGGGCGCAAATGTTTAAAGATGCCGAAAAAGGGGATAAGGAAGTAAATATTTTAAGAACAGAAGATGCCCTTGAAACAAAACCACAAATTATAGCAACAGGTTGTCCCTATTGTAATACAATGATGACCGACGGAATTAAATTTAAAGAAAAAGAAACCGAAGTTGTTGTAAAAGATATTGCAGAATTAATTGCGGAAGCTAATAAACTTTAACAAATGAAAAATATAACCACTTTGCTTCTTTTTTTAGTACTTGTTTTTTCTTGTACAAAAAAAGAAACTAAACCAGAAAATAAAGAATTCTTAGAACCCGTTGTAAAAGATACAATTCTACAAGTAGATGATGAAAACCCAGAGGAAATTTCATCGCTTATTTTTACAGTTCAGATTGCTGCATTAAGAAAAGACAATGAACCATTATCAAATATTTCTGATGTAAGCTTGTATCAAGAAGATTCATTAACAAAATATAGATTAGGTACTTTTGAAACTTACAAAGAAGCTAGAGCATACAGACTAAAAATTTTGAATACTTATAAAGGTGCCTTTGTACAGGCTTTAAAGAATAACGCTCCTATTTCTATCACAGAAGCTTTACAGCAATAGTTTTTATGACGGATACTTTTCAAAATAATGTGGTAAATGATTTTCCAGATATTGTAGAAGTGGAATTTGAAAATATTGATAAAAACTATTTAAAAGTAATTTATATTAATTTTCTATTGGTTTTTATTCCCTTTTTAGTAGGTATAATTGTATTGCATCAATTGGTTTTTCCGGAGAAAATTAATGAGTTTATAGTTCCTATTTATATTGTTTTTTTTGTTCTTTTCGGATTTATTTTAGCATACTTAGTCGCAAGTTTTACAAAAAGAAAATATGTTTTAAGAGAAAAAGATATTTCTTATAAATGTGGCTTGTTTGTAAAGACTTTAACCACAGTTCCGTTTTCTAGAATACAACATGTAGAAACTGATGAAAAACCAATTTCAAGAATTTTTGGTTTGTCTTCTTTAAGTGTTTTTACGGCCGGAGATAGTAGTGACGATTTAGTGATTAAAGGAATTACCAAACAAAAAGCATTACAAATAAAAGAATTTATTACCACAGAAATAAATGAATAACGCTTTTGATTTTTCTGTTTTCTCTAGACAATCACCAAAAGGGATTTTAGTCATTTATATTCATCTTATTTATAAAGTAATTAAAGTATCTTGGATTTTACTTTTTTTAGTTCTTAAAGATTTCTCTAGAATATCAAAAATTGGTGAGAATTACATCTATCTAAGTTTAGCCGTTATTTTAATTTTTTTATTAATTCGGGCTTATTTAATTTATAAAAATTTTCAGTTTAAAATAGCCAATGAGCATTTTATTTTAAAACAAGGAATTATAAAAAAAACAAGTACTTCTATTCCTTTTCATAGAATTCAGAACATCAATTTTAAACAAAATATAATACAACAAATTATTGGCGTTTATGAGGTTAATATTGAAACTGCGGGTTCTAGCAAGGCAGAAATTTCTATAAAAGCGTTATCTTTTCTTAAAGCAGAAGCTTTAAAGGAAATTATTTCAAAAAGTACAGACTATACCCATGAAATTATTGAAAAAGACAAATCAAAACCCATACTTAAAATAGGGGTAAAAGAACTTTTTAAGGTGAGTCTTACCGAAAATCATCTTCAAAATTTAGTGCTTTTTTTAGCGCTTATTCTTGGGTTTTTTCAGCAAATAGAACAGGTAGTAGATAGTTTAGGAAGAACAGCATCTTTAGATGGTTTTATAGAAGAAAGTACAAATGCGCTTTCTGCTAGTTTTTTCTTAGTCACTATTCTATTGATTTTTTTAACGATAATTGCCTTGATGAGTTCTTTTGTTAAAATATTTTTAATCCATTTTAACTTAACAGCTTATTTAAAAGAAGATGCTTTTGAAATTAACCAAGGTTTATTAACAAAAAAATCGATTGTATTAAAAAAACAAAAAGTTCAAAATATTACAGTTTCTACAAATCCTTTAAAACGCCTTATCGGAATTTCCTTTATCACTTTTAAGCAAGCTATAAGTGGCAGAGTCAAGGTGAAAAAAGATAAATTAATACGTATTGCAGGTTGTAAAAAAGACCAAGTTGATGTTATTAAAACAAGTTTATTTGATGTCACTGAAGTAGAAAACAAAGAAAAAAAATATCCAGATACCTATTACAAGCGTAGAATATTTATTTTTACTTTTCTGTTTCTAACCATTTTATATTCAGCTATATATTTAGTTTTTAAACAGGTAGAAATTTTCTATTCAACTCTTTTCGTTCTTCCTGTTACTATTTTGTTAATCCGAAAGAAAGTTAAAAAACGTTTTTACAAAATAACAGATTCTATGTTATTAATGAGCAGCGGTTTATTAGAAACGCATTTAATATATTTTGAAATTTTTAAAATTCAGAATATAAAAATGAAACAGACTATTTTTCAAAAAAGAAGCAATGTGAGCGATATTATTTTTCAAACCGCTTCCGGAAAAATAAAAATACCTTGTATTCAATCTGAGGATGCTGTAAAAATTTATAATCACACTTTATACAAAGTAGAAACAAGCAAGACTTCATGGATGTAAAAAGTTTTATAAAAGCAGCACGTTTAAGAACTTTACCGTTATCTGTTGCTGGAATTATTGTAGGTAGTTTTTTAGGAAATAATGATTTAACCTTTGCTAATACTGTAAAGGTTACAATTTTGGAAACTCCTATTTTTTGGTTAGCAATTTTAACCACAATTGGCTTTCAAGTATTATCGAATTTTGCCAATGATTATGGAGACGGAATTAAAGGTTCAGATAAAAACAGAACGGGAGAAGCAAGAATGGTGGCTTCGGGAGTAATTACTCCAAAACAAATGAAATCAGCAATGATATGGACTACAAGTATCACGTTAATTATTGCTTTTATGTTGATTTATGTAGCTTTCGGAAGTGATAATTTTGGGTATTCCATCTTATTTTTTGCATTAGGAATTGCCTCCATTACTGCAGCCATAAAATATACTGTAGGTAAATCTGCTTATGGTTATAGCGGGTTTGGTGATGTTTTCGTGTTTGTGTTTTTTGGTTTGGTAAGTGTGGTTGGTAGTTATTTTTTGTATACAAAATTCATCAATTTTGAAATCTTTTTACCCGCAATTTCTATCGGATTATTAAGCACAGCAGTTTTAAATTTAAATAATTTAAGAGATCGAGAAGAAGATCTTAAGAATGATAAAAACACTCTTGTTGTAAAATTAGGTACAGAAAAAGCCAAGAAATATCATTATTTTTTAATTATTGGTGCGTTAATATCCGCTTTAATTTATGTGTTTTTAGATGTTAAAATGGTGTATCAATTTATTTTTTTAGTCGCTTTTATACCGCTATTTAAAAACATTAAAACGGTTGCAGCAAATAGCATTCCTGCAGCATTAGATAGTGAATTAAAAAAAGTAGCTTTAAGCACATTTTTGTTTGCAATTTTATTTGGAATTGGACAGATATTATAAATAGTATTTTATGAAAACAGTCAAAATAATTATCAGTATTATATCCGTATTAACTTTAGCTTTTTTTGCGACAGGCATTATTATTAAAGAAACTACATATACAGCCAAAGTTACTGTTAATAAACCCATTGCCTTGGTTTTTAAAGAGTTCAATAAGCATGAAAACGCTAAAAATTGGATTCCAGAAATAAAATCTTTTGAGACGGTAAATGAGAATTTCGGAAAAACGGGAAGTGTCTATAATGTTATCATAGAGAATCAAGGTCAAGAAATTAAAATGACGCAAAGAATTTTGGCGTATGTGCCCAATGAAAAAGTAACTTTTTATTTTGATGCTGAAAATATGCTAAAAAAAGATGATTATCTTTTTACAGAAAAAGACGGAGTTACAACAATTAATTTAAATGCTTCTTGTAATAGTAAAACGTATATAATGTCTTGTATGTTGCCTTATTTTAAAGGGAAATTAGAAAATCAAAGTCAAGAGTATTTAAATAATTTTAAAGAATTTTTAGAACAATAAAAGTCTATTGCTTATAGTTTTTAGGCGTTTTGGCCTCACAAAAAAAAGATAATATTGATGTAAATTACTTTGATTTTTTACATTTAAATTAGGAAGTTAAAACATAGACTAAGAGAAAAACATGATAATTATTTTAAAATGAATTTCAATACTAGTTTTTTATAAAATAGTTAAGATAATTTAAAATGATAAATTATACAAACCTTTAAAATTAGTTTTATTTTGATACAAGCGAATTATAAAAAATACATTCTTAATTTTAAAAACCCGAGTGGAACATCGCGTGGAGTTTTAAGAACGAAAGAAACTTGGTTTATCATCTTACAGGCAAACGATAAAATAGGTATTGGAGAAACCGGACTTTTTAGAGGCTTAAGTATTGATGATGTGCCTAATTACGAGGAAACATTAACTTGGGTTTGCGAACATATTAATTTTGGTTTAGATTTTTTGTTGAAAGAGCTCCGCGAGTTTCCGTCTATTCAATTCGGATTAGAGCAAGCTTTTTTATCTTTAAAAAGTAAAGATAAATTTAAGTTGTTTCCTTCAGAATTTACAAAAGGAACCGCTGCAATTAATATCAATGGTTTAATTTGGATGGGGGATAAACAGTTTATGAAAGCCCAAATTAAAGAAAAATTAAAATCAGGTTTTTCATGTATTAAAATGAAAATTGGTGCGATAGATTTTGATACAGAACTTGAATTATTAAAAGCGATTCGAAATGAATTTTCATCTCAAGAAATAACCTTAAGAGTGGATGCGAATGGCGCATTTAATCCAAAAAATGCTTTAGAAAAACTACAAAGATTATCAGCTTTAGAAATTCATTCTATAGAGCAACCTATTCAACAAGGTCAGCCTCAAGAAATGGCAGAATTATGTTTAAAAACACCTTTGCCAATTGCTTTAGATGAAGAATTAATTGGTGTATTTTTATCCGAAGAAAAGAAAAAAATAATACAAACAATAGCTCCACAATATATCATTTTAAAACCAAGTTTAGTGGGGGGGGTTGCAGGCACAAAAGAATGGATTAATTTTGCAGAAGAAAATAATACTGATTGGTGGATTACATCTGCATTAGAAAGTAATATTGGTTTGAATGCAATTGCTCAATTTACGCATACTTTACAGAACAAATTACCACAAGGTTTAGGAACGGGCGAATTGTTTACAAACAATATTAAAAGTCCGTTAAAAGTTAAAAACGGAACATTACAATACAATCCAACATCAAACTGGGATTTTAACAAGATCTAAAAAACAATACCTTGATCATACTTTAAAGGTTACAACAAAAAATGAACTACATACAACAAGGATATAAGGGTAAAAGTGATTGGTTTTATTGGCTAATTACTGTTTTATTAGTGTTTTTTGGTTGGCAAATTTTAGGCGGTCTTCCTTTATTAGCGGTAGGTTTTTCTTATTCAAAGGATTTAGAAGAGTTTACATCCGCAGGTTTAAATAATTTTATGGGTTTAGGAATTGATAAAAATTTATTTCTAGTTCTTATTATTCTTACTTTTGCCATAGGGTTATTATTTCTATATATTAGCATAAAATTTGTTCATAAAAGAACATTTACTTCGCTGGTAACGAGTAGAAAAAAAATTGATTGGAAACGTTTTTGGGTTGGTTTTTTAACTTGGGGAATTTTAGTTGTTATTTTTACTTTTGTCGGTATTTTAATAGAGCCAGAAATTTACACCTATAACTTTAATGCAAAACCATTTTTTATTTTAGTTGCTATTTCTTTCATATTACTTCCCCTTCAAACGGGTTTTGAGGAATTGTTGTTTCGAGGTTATTTTATGCAAGGAATCGGAATTTTAGCTAAAAATAGATGGGTTCCATTAATTATAACTTCGGTTTGTTTTGGCTTGTTACACGGAGCAAATCCAGAAGTTCAAAAGTTGGGTTACATTTTAATGGTTTTTTATATTGGTACAGGTTTCTTTTATGGCATCACTACTTTAATGGATGAAGGCACAGAATTAGCTTTAGGTTTGCATGCTGCCAATAATGTTGTAGCCGCTTTTTTAGTTACTACAGACTGGATGGTTTTTCAGACAGATGCCTTATTTGTAGATACTTCAGAGCCTGCTTTAACCTTAGAAATGTTTATACCAGTCATTGTTTTATATCCATTAATGTTGCTGTTTTTTTCAAAAAAATATAAATGGACGCACTGGAAAGAGAAACTTACTGGTCGAATAGAAAAACCGATAATTATAGAAGAATAGGATAGAATTTTAGAAAATAGTGGTACAAAATAAATTTCATAAAAATTTTCAATTCAATAGTATTTCATTCTCTTCGTCGGATGATTTATTGGCATATACAAAAGTTTTTTCTGAAGAAATTCATCATTTTTTAGAAAATTGGTTTTCTAAAAGTAATGTCATAATTGTGCAAACTTCGGGTTCTACTGGTACACCAAAATCAATTTCACTTCAAAAGAAATTTGTAATCAATTCAGCAAAAGCAACGGGTGCCTTTTTTGATTTACAAGAAAATACAACCGCATTATTGTGCTTACCAATTCAGTATATTGCGGGTAAATTAATGTTGATTAGAGCACTTACTTTAGGTTGGAAATTAGATAGTATTGAATCCAATTCGAATCCCTTAAAAAAAGTTGAAAAACAGTATGATTTTTCTGCGATGGTACCTTTACAATTAGAGAACTCACTTTCTAAAATACATTTAATTAAAAAACTAATTGTTGGCGGAGGCGTGGTGTCTATTTCGCTTCAAGAAAAATTACAAACAGTTTCTACGGATGTTTTTGCAACCTACGGAATGACAGAAACAATTACGCATATCGCCGTTAAAAAACTGAACCATTTTGCTTCATTGCATGGAAAAATGATGATTCAATCTTATTATCAAACACTCCCGAATATCACTATTTATAAAGATGATAGGAATTGTTTGGTAATTGACGCCCCTAAAGTGGCTGAAGAAATTGTTTTTACAAATGATGTTGTAGAACTTATTTCAGATAGGCATTTTAAATGGATAGGTCGTTTTGATCATGTGATTAATTCGGGTGGTGTAAAATTACATCCAGAAAAAATAGAAGAAAAATTAGCTAAAATCATCTCAAATCGTTTTTTTGTCATCGGAATTCCAGACGAAAAACTAGGAGAAAAACTAATTTTACTGATTGAAGGAAATCAGAAAGAAATAAGTTTTGAAAGTAGCAACCTTACAAAATTTGAAATTCCGAAAGAAATTTATTTTCTAGATCAATTTGTAGAGACAGCATCAGGAAAAATCCAAAGAAAAAAAACATTCGAAAAATTTTTTACTCAGTGATATTTTTTAATCCTTAAAAAGTAATTTTCATTGATTCTTTTTTTTAAAAATTACATTGATTCTTAGGTTTATGCTAAATTTAAAACAGCGCTGGATTAAAATGAAGCATAAAATGCATATAAAATTAGTGAAAAATATTAGGGGAGAAGGTAAACTTGGGCATAAATCAGAATTTAAAAGACTCATAAAAAGAATCTACCATAAAATTAGATGGGGTTTTAACGCAATCTTTTTTAGTACTGAAACATCAGTTCTAACGTTAAAGCATCTAAATAACCGTCTGCTAAAAGATTATTTTGTTCTTCAAATCTTTTAATGGCATTTAATGTTTCTACTCTATAAACTCCGTCTAACGTAATATTAGCGCCATTATTATTAAGTTCTTTCTGAACCTCATAAATAATAGCATTTTTTTCGCCATTGTAGAGCTTAACATCAGAATTAAATAGGCTTTTTATTTTCTCGTATCTATTTCTTTTTCGAAATGTTTTTAAATCAATGCCATTTTCTTCAATAAATTTAATTTCGATATTAGAAAGGCCTTTTTCTTTTAATTGCAAAGAATTATTAAGAACAGTTTCATAGTATTTAACTTTTGCTAATTTTTTAGCATATAAATCTATCGCTACTTTAGTATTGAGATCCTCTTTTTCTGGAGTTCGAACATCAATTTCATTTGCCGACCACTGTAACATTATGTAACTATCTAAATTCTCAATCGACTCATAATAGTTTAAAAGTGTCTCCTGATTATGATAGCTTACATCGATTTCTTTAGTACTTTGATAATTGACTTCTGGAGAAGAATATCTTTTGTAATCGCTATATTTTCCGTAACCAATAATCAAAGCAATAATCAGAAGTAAAAATAATATTATTTGTTTCATTATTGTAAGAGCATAAAATTAATTAACTTAAAAACAAATGTATAAAATCTTTTAGGAAAATATGAGGTAATTGAAGGTTACTATAATTTTGAAAATTATAAAAAACGCGTTCTTAATTGTATTTCAGAATAATAGAAAGTTATAGTTTGATGTTTCTGTATAAGTAAATGATGATTTCTTTGCTTTTACAGAAAGAAAAAATAAAGTAGAACCTAGGTTTAAGTTTCTTTTATTGAAATAAAAAAGGGAAAAAGATGTTTTATGACAGTTATTTTAAATGATAAATGATACAATTTTAATCTTTAGATATTTTGTATAAAATTAGAACATTTTTAATGTGTTAATATATAAATCAAAAAAGACAATTTTACGCAAAATACTATAATATCTTTGTATTTAAATTGATTGATGTTATGACGGCAAAAAAACAACATAAGCAAAAGTTCCGTCTTTTTAGAAGAACCTTAAGAGTTCTTCTAGGGTTTGCAGTAGGCTTGTTTTTTTTAGTATTGTTTATAAGAAGTCCTTGGGGGCAAAACATCATTATTCACAAGGCAGTTTCTTATATTTCTAATAAAACGGAAACAAAAGTTACGTTACACAAAATGTACATTACCTTTGACGGAGCATTACAAATAGATGATCTTTTTTTAGAAGATAAAAATAAAGATACACTACTATATTCTAAATCTTTAGAGGCAAATATTCCGCTTTGGTCAATGATTAAGGGGGATGCCATTGGTGTAACTAATTTAAAATGGAAAGGTTTACGCGCTAATATCATCCGAAAAGATAGTATTTCAGGATATAATTTTCAATTTTTAATCGATGCTTTTGCGTCTGCAAAGAAAGCTGAAAATGTTCAAGACACGTTGGCAAAATCAAAGAATATTTTGATTGGTACTATCAATCTAAACGATCTTCATGTGGTTTTTAATGATGCCGTTTCAGGAATCTATAGTTCCTATAAAATTGGAAATTTTAACGCTAAAATGAAAACAGTGAATCTTGAGGAAATGATTTTTTCTGCAGATGCGATAGCGCTTTCTAATTCTAAAATCAATTTTATTCAAAATCCAATTGAGTTAATCACAAAAACATCTAAAGGAATTTCGGCTATTTTATCTGCAAATTCAATAACTTTAAAAAATGTAAATGCTTATTATGAATCTCCACAAAAGAAAATAATTGTAGAGGCAAAAATTAAAGATTTTTATACCGAAATTCCTGAATTTAACTTAGCAGACCAGTTTTTTCGTTTCAATGATGTTCGACTTAAAAATTCTGATATTTCTTTAAAAATAGCCGCAAAAACTAACTTAACGAATCAAAAAACACTGCATCCAAAGAATACTTCAGAAATTATTTGGCCTGCTATGCGTTTAGAAGTGAATACCATCGATTTAGAAAATAATACTGTTCGTTATGCTGTTGAGAATGCAAAAACTCATCGGGATAAAATAAATTTCAATGCCATCGCTTTAAAAAATCTAAATTTCAAGGCTACAAATCTCTATCTAAAAGATAAAAAAGCTGGAGTTCAAATTAAGGAGTTTAATTTTCTGGAAAAATCAGGATTTCAGTTAAACAGATTTGCAATTAATGCAGCGATTTCAGATAAAGCAATACAACTCTCAGAAATCAATATAAAGCTAAATAAGAGTATGCTTACTGGTTCTACAAAATTAAGTTATACTTCACTTTATCAATTAATTACATCGCCAGAAAACACGAATGTTCAATTAAAAATTTCATCTTTTCAGGTTGGGTTACAAGAGTTTTTTAAGTTTCAACCCAACCTTAAAGAAAACGAATATATTCGAAAATTAAGTAAAAAATTGTTGACAGGAACTTTAGATATACAAGGTTCTTTGGCAAAAATGAATATATCAAAAACGAATATAAATTGGGGGAAATCGACTAAAATTTCGGTATCTGGAACAGTTAAAAATGCAACAAATTCAGATTTATGGTCTTTAGACATTCCGAAGTTTAAAGCAGTAACAAAACGTTTAGATTTATTACAAATAGTCGATGAAAATAAATTAAATATTGAGTTACCTGAAGAAATTATAGTTGCAGGAAATATAAAAAGTAATTTAAATTCTTGGGTTGTTGATCTGCAAGCAAACACAAGTCAAGGTGAAGCAAGAATCAACGGAAATTTTATAAACAAAGAATTAATTTCTTATGATTTTATCGCGAATTTTAATAAGTATAATCTTGGAAAATTGCTAAAAGACACGAGATTTGGTGCGTTATCAGCAGCTTTAAAATTTAAAGGAAGCGGAATAATCAGCAACCAATTAAATGTAGCTTTAGACCTTAATATTTCTAAATTTCAGTTAAATAATTATCAACTTAAAGGGTTAGCATTTCATGGTGATATTAAAAACGGAAAAGGAGAAATTACGTCTACTTATAAAGATGAAAATCTGAATGTGAAATTAAATTCATTTTTAGAATTAGATTCAATAGCGCCTAAAGCAACAATAAATTTAGAGTTGATTGGAGCAGATTTGGCAGGTTTAGGGGTGATAAATCGTCCTATAAAAACAGGAATGAATCTTATGGCAGATTTTAAGGGGAATTCAGAAAAATTTAGTATCGAAACTTATATAAAAGATGGCGTGTTTGTCTACGATAATAGAACGTATTTACTCGGATCGGTTTTTGGAAAAGCCTATGTAGATAAAGATACTACTGCGGTTACTATTAAAAATAAATTGATAGATTTAGAATTAGAATCCAATACAGATCCGGCAACATTTAGCAAAGTTATAAAACGTCATATATCGAGTTATTTTTATAAAAACATCCAAGTTTTAGATACCATTTTGAATCCTGTAATTTTAAAATTAAAAGCCAAAGTTTCTCAAACGCCGCTTCTAAAAGATGTTTTTTTTATCAATATTAAAAATCTTGACACCGTTAATATAGCAGTAAATTTTAACGAAAAACAACAAAGATTAAAGGCTAATATTGCAGCTCCATACATTAATTATAGTAATAATAAGTTAGATAGTTTGTCTTTTTCTATGTTCACAGATCGTGATAATTTTAATTTCAATTTAGGTTTTAAAAGCATCAAAGCGGGTCCTTTTGATATTCCGAAAACAAGCATTACTGGTCGTCAAAATAATAACGAACTATCATTAAATTTCTTAGGACTTTATAACGATGAAAAGTTACTAAATGTACAAACCAAAATAACAGGCAGTAAAGATCGATTGGTGTTCACTGTAAATCCTGATAGTTTACTCTTAAACAGAAATCTTTGGAAAATTCCAGAAAATAACGAAGTTATTCTAGCTGATAAAAAATTACAGTTTAGAAACTTTAAAGTAACCAAAGAAAATCAATCTATTGAAATCACCAATAAATTATCGGAACTTTTTAAAGATTATATGGCTATTGATTATAGCAATTTTAAAATTAGTGAATTTTTTAACTATTTAAATCCGACGACAGAGATTGCAAAAGGAACTTTAAATGGAAATTTTTTGATAGCGCAGCCCTTTGAAGATGCGGAAAGCATTGCAAATTTATCGGTAAGCACCTTAGAAATATTAAAAACTGATTTTGGTACCTTAAAAGTGGATGCAAGATATTTAGGAAATAATAACTATAATTTCGGAGCAAAAGTAAGTGGCGGTTATCTTAATTTGAATGTACAAGGCGATTATTATAGAACGGGTGATGACACTAATTTAGATGTAAATTTAATAATTAATGAGTTTAAAATAAAAGCTTTAAATGCACTTTCTTTAGGCGAAATTAATGAGGGCAATGGAAGTTTATCTGGAGATTTTAAAGTGTCTGGAACTACTTCTGATCCTCAATATAGCGGAAAATTACAATTTAA is a window of Polaribacter litorisediminis DNA encoding:
- a CDS encoding CPBP family intramembrane glutamic endopeptidase; translation: MNYIQQGYKGKSDWFYWLITVLLVFFGWQILGGLPLLAVGFSYSKDLEEFTSAGLNNFMGLGIDKNLFLVLIILTFAIGLLFLYISIKFVHKRTFTSLVTSRKKIDWKRFWVGFLTWGILVVIFTFVGILIEPEIYTYNFNAKPFFILVAISFILLPLQTGFEELLFRGYFMQGIGILAKNRWVPLIITSVCFGLLHGANPEVQKLGYILMVFYIGTGFFYGITTLMDEGTELALGLHAANNVVAAFLVTTDWMVFQTDALFVDTSEPALTLEMFIPVIVLYPLMLLFFSKKYKWTHWKEKLTGRIEKPIIIEE
- a CDS encoding AMP-binding protein yields the protein MVQNKFHKNFQFNSISFSSSDDLLAYTKVFSEEIHHFLENWFSKSNVIIVQTSGSTGTPKSISLQKKFVINSAKATGAFFDLQENTTALLCLPIQYIAGKLMLIRALTLGWKLDSIESNSNPLKKVEKQYDFSAMVPLQLENSLSKIHLIKKLIVGGGVVSISLQEKLQTVSTDVFATYGMTETITHIAVKKLNHFASLHGKMMIQSYYQTLPNITIYKDDRNCLVIDAPKVAEEIVFTNDVVELISDRHFKWIGRFDHVINSGGVKLHPEKIEEKLAKIISNRFFVIGIPDEKLGEKLILLIEGNQKEISFESSNLTKFEIPKEIYFLDQFVETASGKIQRKKTFEKFFTQ
- a CDS encoding peptidoglycan-binding domain-containing protein; this translates as MKQIILFLLLIIALIIGYGKYSDYKRYSSPEVNYQSTKEIDVSYHNQETLLNYYESIENLDSYIMLQWSANEIDVRTPEKEDLNTKVAIDLYAKKLAKVKYYETVLNNSLQLKEKGLSNIEIKFIEENGIDLKTFRKRNRYEKIKSLFNSDVKLYNGEKNAIIYEVQKELNNNGANITLDGVYRVETLNAIKRFEEQNNLLADGYLDALTLELMFQY